Proteins from a genomic interval of Megalopta genalis isolate 19385.01 unplaced genomic scaffold, iyMegGena1_principal scaffold0037, whole genome shotgun sequence:
- the LOC117221344 gene encoding uncharacterized protein LOC117221344 isoform X1: MLNIVSIKAHSAEKIKPQRLGNVKQCLTCPKSESNIHRRDYDRAKPVRIFELLKEDEDKQKVKKGSVCKKILPERVGSCAYNKPKNSFSHVRRNLNFNIVPDNIPNDKTNNVHLLDKSELTSSHRTIKQVSEPKIRRSLVEPNSIKNIYLQKHKKVIDKQSKLEVLKENVPTVKKSGIPIHHDKSKQNICSHNYSITKVQRKITSNDISTKKPLQASQFINSQQNNRCHKTCSLNEIHLKYQGTETLKEKDECIERLYNSLQSTKIIAPENGLNAKHASSETISVNVNEIMHLKRELENLVNTTEENLNKLKSTLSCVTRLLVPQESVPPQSGISNGREEHFKLTLDKEVQVNTCCKLLQSAEENSKFHSSGISEMHRIEKENLDIRCRNLSQDNLDESFLNLEDRLGIKQTEAIQKSCSMQNTPVIKKYTQKRSLREYMSLKSTMSFLQTPDGKALYQRSNVDSSVVLSRTSISNKVLTEFQSLYSDSPDST; encoded by the exons ATGTTGAACATAGTATCCATTAAAGCACATTCGGCG GAAAAAATCAAACCTCAGCGTTTGGGGAATGTCAAACAATGTTTAACGTGTCCGAAGTCGGAAAGTAATATACATAGAAGAG ATTATGATAGAGCTAAACCAGTCAGAATATTTGAATTGCTTAAAGAAGATGAAGATAAACAGAAAGTTAAAAAAGGTAGTG tatgtaaaaaaatattacCCGAAAGAGTAGGGTCATGCGCGTACAATAAGCCTAAGAATTCTTTCAGTCATGTACGTAGAAATCTTAATTTTAATATCGTACCTGACAATATTCCAAATGATAAAACCAACAATGTACACCTATTGGACAAGTCTGAATTAACAAGCAGTCATCGTACTATCAAACAAGTTTCCGAACCAAAGATCAGAAGAAGTTTAGTGGAACCAAAtagtattaaaaatatatatttacaaaaacataaaaaagtAATAGATAAACAGTCCAAACTTGAAGTGTTAAAGGAAAATGTACCTACTGTGAAGAAAAGTGGAATTCCCATTCATCATGACAAAAGTAAACAAAACATTTGTAGCCACAATTATAGCATTACAAAAGTTCAACGTAAAATAACATCTAATGATATTTCAACTAAAAAACCTCTTCAAGCTtctcaatttataaattctcaACAAAATAACAGGTGCCATAAAACATGTTCTCTAAATGAGATTCATTTAAAATATCAAGGAACTGAAAcattaaaagaaaaagatgaGTGTATAGAGAGATTGTACAATAGTTTGCAAAGTACGAAAATAATAGCTCCAGAAAATGGTTTGAATGCGAAACACGCTTCGTCTGAAACGATATCTGTTAATGTTAATGAAATTATGCATTTGAAACGTGAACTAGAAAATTTGGTAAATACAACAGAAGAAAACTTAAATAAACTGAAATCAACATTGTCATGTGTAACGAGATTACTTGTACCACAAGAATCAGTCCCACCACAATCTGGTATTTCCAATGGAAGAGAGGAACATTTTAAATTAACGTTGGATAAAGAAGTTCAAGTAAATACTTGTTGTAAATTATTGCAATCAGCAGAGGAGAATTCGAAATTTCATAGTTCTGGGATTTCAGAAATGCACAGAATCGAAAAAGAAAACCTTGATATCAGATGTAGAAATTTATCACAGGATAACTTGGATGAAAGCTTTTTAAATCTAGAAGATCGGTTGGGTATTAAACAGACCGAAGCTATTCAGAAATCTtgttccatgcaaaatacacctGTAATTAAAAAGTATACGCAAAAACGTTCTTTACGAGAATATATGAGTTTGAAGTCGACTATGAGCTTTCTGCAAACCCCAGACGGCAAAGCTTTATATCAGCGAAGCAATGTAGACAGCTCTGTTGTTTTAAGCAGAACATCAATTTCAAATAAAGTGTTGACGGAATTTCAAAGTTTATATTCTGACTCGCCAGATTCTACTTAg
- the Git gene encoding ARF GTPase-activating protein GIT1 isoform X2: protein MVHTLNDNGANSIWEHSLLDPNNSKISRRKPQAKDPLHPLKAEFIKAKHQHLAFVLRPSKEECCSEEELSRQLHSSVRTSNLETSLRLLAQGANPNYFYKEKGTTPLHVAARAGQALQIELLIVNGGNPSMIDFNGQSPAEIAKIAGHIDLSERIIECMYEVTDRLTYYICSRKPNHCMDEHIIIPECSLPLEQNDLSLEGKNRLQLLPNHLLEELAMDVYDEVDRRENEEIWFATATLPERCTVPFLPVNPQLSSTRNQGRQKLARFTPKEFATLIIDLLIEARRRHVLSNNMSLQDPAVSILRKEHQGKYGSQMSDDEPLYDSVASDDDYALTSTTDNAAPEYSTSQFKMNNEEAFAPLAKGLPSVVEVLKKQLTLSESTVRDLREQVHALQNTIEQLTHENNELKQTIHAKETADGVINGHVGGEQEPELEPVLDIKTSLNRNNQRPASMYETREGLRKPNSWSTSICQAKRDPDSMSRNNTQSLWECGAPSLPPSEEVTRRTEQVTRRIQELWMAMQDPKQREAFVPCAERIRVAVAELTAIFPQNPIEENIKSALRQLNGNTGRLQAECSGLQRCTSDVEHMDRCLQQVRSCAYDIAKATKLLVTQFQT from the exons ATGGTACATACGTTAAACGATAATGGAGCAAACAGTATTTGGGAACATTCCCTTTTAGATCCTAACAACTCAAAGATTAGTAGAAGGAAACCACAAGCTAAGGATCCATTACA TCCATTAAAGGCTGAGTTTATCAAGGCAAAACATCAACATTTAGCATTTGTGTTGCGTCCAAGTAAGGAAGAATGTTGCAGCGAGGAAGAATTAAGCAGGCAGCTACATAGTAGTGTTCGCACGAGCAACCTAGAAACTTCTCTGAGATTGCTTGCACAAGGTGCCAATCCAAATTATTTCTACAAG GAAAAGGGTACAACGCCTCTGCATGTAGCCGCTCGTGCAGGACAAGCTTTACAAATAGAGCTTTTAATTGTGAATGGTGGGAATCCCAGCATGATTGATTTCAATGGACAGTCGCCAGCAGAAATTGCAAA GATAGCAGGGCACATAGATTTATCCGAGAGAATAATTGAATGTATGTACGAAGTAACAGACAGATTAACATACTATATATGTTCACGTAAACCAAATCACTGTATGGATGAACATATAATTATTCCAGAATGCTCATTGCCTTTGGAGCAAAATGATTTGAGCTTAGAGGGAAAAAATAGATTACAGTTG TTACCGAACCATTTACTGGAAGAACTAGCAATGGATGTATACGACGAAGTCGACCGTCGTGAAAACGAAGAAA TCTGGTTTGCTACTGCAACTTTACCAGAAAGATGTACAGTACCGTTTCTGCCAGTAAACCCGCAACTATCGTCTACAAGAAATCAAGGTAGACAGAAGCTAGCAAGATTTACACCAAAGGAATTTGCTACACTCATTATAGATTTGCTCATCGAGGCTCGCAGAAGGCACGTGCTTTCAAATAACATGTCATTGCAAG ATCCAGCTGTATCTATACTTCGAAAAGAACATCAAGGAAAATACGGGTCGCAGATGTCCGACGACGAACCTTTATATGATAGCGTCGCATCCGACGATGATTACGCATTAACATCGACGACGGATAATGCAGCTCCCGAATATTCAACATCACAGTTTAAAATGAATAATGAG GAAGCCTTCGCGCCATTAGCCAAGGGTCTTCCGTCTGTCGTAGAAGTTTTGAAAAAGCAATTAACTTTATCCGAATCCACCGTCAGGGACCTACGAGAACAAGTGCATGCTTTACAGAATACCATAGAACAACTGACTCACGAGAACAACGAATTGAAACAAACAATTCAT GCAAAAGAGACAGCAGATGGTGTTATCAATGGTCACGTTGGCGGAGAGCAAGAGCCAGAGCTAGAACCAGTGCTGGATATAAAGACGTCTCTTAACAGAAACAATCAGCGACCTGCTTCTATGTATGAAACAAGAGAAGGTTTGCGGAAACCGAACTCGTGGTCAACAAGCATTTGTCAG GCTAAAAGAGATCCTGATTCAATGTCTCGCAACAACACTCAGAGTTTATGGGAATGCGGTGCTCCTAGTCTTCCTCCTAGCGAAGAGGTGACTCGAAGAACCGAACAAGTGACGAGAAGAATTCAGGAGTTGTGGATGGCTATGCAGGACCCGAAACAGCGAGAAGCTTTCGTACCCTGTGCAGAAAGAATTCGTGTCGCAGTCGCTGAGCTTACGGCTATATTTCCTCAA AATCCTATCGAAGAGAATATTAAATCCGCTCTACGACAGTTGAACGGTAATACCGGCAGACTTCAAGCGGAGTGCTCTGGTCTTCAAAGATGCACCAGCGACGTCGAGCATATGGATCGGTGTCTGCAGCAAGTACGTTCGTGCGCTTACGACATTGCCAAAGCGACAAAGCTTCTCGTTACACAGTTCCAAACGTAA
- the Git gene encoding ARF GTPase-activating protein GIT1 isoform X1, giving the protein MARPKQRVNTDICADCGALEPGWASLNRAILLCDDCCGIHRSLGRHISHIKSLHKSIWHTNLLNMVHTLNDNGANSIWEHSLLDPNNSKISRRKPQAKDPLHPLKAEFIKAKHQHLAFVLRPSKEECCSEEELSRQLHSSVRTSNLETSLRLLAQGANPNYFYKEKGTTPLHVAARAGQALQIELLIVNGGNPSMIDFNGQSPAEIAKIAGHIDLSERIIECMYEVTDRLTYYICSRKPNHCMDEHIIIPECSLPLEQNDLSLEGKNRLQLLPNHLLEELAMDVYDEVDRRENEEIWFATATLPERCTVPFLPVNPQLSSTRNQGRQKLARFTPKEFATLIIDLLIEARRRHVLSNNMSLQDPAVSILRKEHQGKYGSQMSDDEPLYDSVASDDDYALTSTTDNAAPEYSTSQFKMNNEEAFAPLAKGLPSVVEVLKKQLTLSESTVRDLREQVHALQNTIEQLTHENNELKQTIHAKETADGVINGHVGGEQEPELEPVLDIKTSLNRNNQRPASMYETREGLRKPNSWSTSICQAKRDPDSMSRNNTQSLWECGAPSLPPSEEVTRRTEQVTRRIQELWMAMQDPKQREAFVPCAERIRVAVAELTAIFPQNPIEENIKSALRQLNGNTGRLQAECSGLQRCTSDVEHMDRCLQQVRSCAYDIAKATKLLVTQFQT; this is encoded by the exons ATGGCTCGGCCAAAGCAAAGAGTTAACACGGATATTTGTGCTGACTGCGGAGCTCTCG AGCCAGGATGGGCTTCCCTAAACAGAGCAATTTTATTATGCGACGATTGTTGTGGTATACATCGCAGCCTTGGTCGGCATATATCCCATATAAAATCACTTCACAAGAGTATATGGCATACGAATTTACTAAAT ATGGTACATACGTTAAACGATAATGGAGCAAACAGTATTTGGGAACATTCCCTTTTAGATCCTAACAACTCAAAGATTAGTAGAAGGAAACCACAAGCTAAGGATCCATTACA TCCATTAAAGGCTGAGTTTATCAAGGCAAAACATCAACATTTAGCATTTGTGTTGCGTCCAAGTAAGGAAGAATGTTGCAGCGAGGAAGAATTAAGCAGGCAGCTACATAGTAGTGTTCGCACGAGCAACCTAGAAACTTCTCTGAGATTGCTTGCACAAGGTGCCAATCCAAATTATTTCTACAAG GAAAAGGGTACAACGCCTCTGCATGTAGCCGCTCGTGCAGGACAAGCTTTACAAATAGAGCTTTTAATTGTGAATGGTGGGAATCCCAGCATGATTGATTTCAATGGACAGTCGCCAGCAGAAATTGCAAA GATAGCAGGGCACATAGATTTATCCGAGAGAATAATTGAATGTATGTACGAAGTAACAGACAGATTAACATACTATATATGTTCACGTAAACCAAATCACTGTATGGATGAACATATAATTATTCCAGAATGCTCATTGCCTTTGGAGCAAAATGATTTGAGCTTAGAGGGAAAAAATAGATTACAGTTG TTACCGAACCATTTACTGGAAGAACTAGCAATGGATGTATACGACGAAGTCGACCGTCGTGAAAACGAAGAAA TCTGGTTTGCTACTGCAACTTTACCAGAAAGATGTACAGTACCGTTTCTGCCAGTAAACCCGCAACTATCGTCTACAAGAAATCAAGGTAGACAGAAGCTAGCAAGATTTACACCAAAGGAATTTGCTACACTCATTATAGATTTGCTCATCGAGGCTCGCAGAAGGCACGTGCTTTCAAATAACATGTCATTGCAAG ATCCAGCTGTATCTATACTTCGAAAAGAACATCAAGGAAAATACGGGTCGCAGATGTCCGACGACGAACCTTTATATGATAGCGTCGCATCCGACGATGATTACGCATTAACATCGACGACGGATAATGCAGCTCCCGAATATTCAACATCACAGTTTAAAATGAATAATGAG GAAGCCTTCGCGCCATTAGCCAAGGGTCTTCCGTCTGTCGTAGAAGTTTTGAAAAAGCAATTAACTTTATCCGAATCCACCGTCAGGGACCTACGAGAACAAGTGCATGCTTTACAGAATACCATAGAACAACTGACTCACGAGAACAACGAATTGAAACAAACAATTCAT GCAAAAGAGACAGCAGATGGTGTTATCAATGGTCACGTTGGCGGAGAGCAAGAGCCAGAGCTAGAACCAGTGCTGGATATAAAGACGTCTCTTAACAGAAACAATCAGCGACCTGCTTCTATGTATGAAACAAGAGAAGGTTTGCGGAAACCGAACTCGTGGTCAACAAGCATTTGTCAG GCTAAAAGAGATCCTGATTCAATGTCTCGCAACAACACTCAGAGTTTATGGGAATGCGGTGCTCCTAGTCTTCCTCCTAGCGAAGAGGTGACTCGAAGAACCGAACAAGTGACGAGAAGAATTCAGGAGTTGTGGATGGCTATGCAGGACCCGAAACAGCGAGAAGCTTTCGTACCCTGTGCAGAAAGAATTCGTGTCGCAGTCGCTGAGCTTACGGCTATATTTCCTCAA AATCCTATCGAAGAGAATATTAAATCCGCTCTACGACAGTTGAACGGTAATACCGGCAGACTTCAAGCGGAGTGCTCTGGTCTTCAAAGATGCACCAGCGACGTCGAGCATATGGATCGGTGTCTGCAGCAAGTACGTTCGTGCGCTTACGACATTGCCAAAGCGACAAAGCTTCTCGTTACACAGTTCCAAACGTAA
- the LOC117221344 gene encoding uncharacterized protein LOC117221344 isoform X2 yields the protein MLNIVSIKAHSAEKIKPQRLGNVKQCLTCPKSESNIHRRDYDRAKPVRIFELLKEDEDKQKVKKVCKKILPERVGSCAYNKPKNSFSHVRRNLNFNIVPDNIPNDKTNNVHLLDKSELTSSHRTIKQVSEPKIRRSLVEPNSIKNIYLQKHKKVIDKQSKLEVLKENVPTVKKSGIPIHHDKSKQNICSHNYSITKVQRKITSNDISTKKPLQASQFINSQQNNRCHKTCSLNEIHLKYQGTETLKEKDECIERLYNSLQSTKIIAPENGLNAKHASSETISVNVNEIMHLKRELENLVNTTEENLNKLKSTLSCVTRLLVPQESVPPQSGISNGREEHFKLTLDKEVQVNTCCKLLQSAEENSKFHSSGISEMHRIEKENLDIRCRNLSQDNLDESFLNLEDRLGIKQTEAIQKSCSMQNTPVIKKYTQKRSLREYMSLKSTMSFLQTPDGKALYQRSNVDSSVVLSRTSISNKVLTEFQSLYSDSPDST from the exons ATGTTGAACATAGTATCCATTAAAGCACATTCGGCG GAAAAAATCAAACCTCAGCGTTTGGGGAATGTCAAACAATGTTTAACGTGTCCGAAGTCGGAAAGTAATATACATAGAAGAG ATTATGATAGAGCTAAACCAGTCAGAATATTTGAATTGCTTAAAGAAGATGAAGATAAACAGAAAGTTAAAAAAG tatgtaaaaaaatattacCCGAAAGAGTAGGGTCATGCGCGTACAATAAGCCTAAGAATTCTTTCAGTCATGTACGTAGAAATCTTAATTTTAATATCGTACCTGACAATATTCCAAATGATAAAACCAACAATGTACACCTATTGGACAAGTCTGAATTAACAAGCAGTCATCGTACTATCAAACAAGTTTCCGAACCAAAGATCAGAAGAAGTTTAGTGGAACCAAAtagtattaaaaatatatatttacaaaaacataaaaaagtAATAGATAAACAGTCCAAACTTGAAGTGTTAAAGGAAAATGTACCTACTGTGAAGAAAAGTGGAATTCCCATTCATCATGACAAAAGTAAACAAAACATTTGTAGCCACAATTATAGCATTACAAAAGTTCAACGTAAAATAACATCTAATGATATTTCAACTAAAAAACCTCTTCAAGCTtctcaatttataaattctcaACAAAATAACAGGTGCCATAAAACATGTTCTCTAAATGAGATTCATTTAAAATATCAAGGAACTGAAAcattaaaagaaaaagatgaGTGTATAGAGAGATTGTACAATAGTTTGCAAAGTACGAAAATAATAGCTCCAGAAAATGGTTTGAATGCGAAACACGCTTCGTCTGAAACGATATCTGTTAATGTTAATGAAATTATGCATTTGAAACGTGAACTAGAAAATTTGGTAAATACAACAGAAGAAAACTTAAATAAACTGAAATCAACATTGTCATGTGTAACGAGATTACTTGTACCACAAGAATCAGTCCCACCACAATCTGGTATTTCCAATGGAAGAGAGGAACATTTTAAATTAACGTTGGATAAAGAAGTTCAAGTAAATACTTGTTGTAAATTATTGCAATCAGCAGAGGAGAATTCGAAATTTCATAGTTCTGGGATTTCAGAAATGCACAGAATCGAAAAAGAAAACCTTGATATCAGATGTAGAAATTTATCACAGGATAACTTGGATGAAAGCTTTTTAAATCTAGAAGATCGGTTGGGTATTAAACAGACCGAAGCTATTCAGAAATCTtgttccatgcaaaatacacctGTAATTAAAAAGTATACGCAAAAACGTTCTTTACGAGAATATATGAGTTTGAAGTCGACTATGAGCTTTCTGCAAACCCCAGACGGCAAAGCTTTATATCAGCGAAGCAATGTAGACAGCTCTGTTGTTTTAAGCAGAACATCAATTTCAAATAAAGTGTTGACGGAATTTCAAAGTTTATATTCTGACTCGCCAGATTCTACTTAg